The region TATGTCTCTTTTAAATATAATATAAAAGTTGTGTATAAATCGAATCAATAAGAATTATAAATAATAAATAGGAATCAATAAGAATCTTTTAATAACTATTAAAGTAGTTAATAAAGAATATAACAAATAAATATGAGTGAAAATGAATCAGAACCAAATTTTTGGTCTTTAATTGGATATATAAAAGTTTCTCCAGCACGTTTAAATTGCATCACTTGTATCGGCACTGAATATAAAATGCCAAAAGAAATTGTTGATGCAACAGGAATGCGAATAACACAAATATCAAATGCATTACACGACCTAAAAGAAAAGAAAATAGTAGTCTGTTTAAATGAGGAAAATATCAAAGGCAGACTATACCAAAATACCGAATTAGGATTACAGCTATTGGAAGAATTAAAAAAATAACAACATCGAATACTATTACCATCACCAAATAAAAAAGTTCTTGTATAATTCATTAAGCTATCAAATAAAGTATTAATTAAATATTTAATTTTATAATAGACCTGTAAATGAAGATAAAGTATCACTA is a window of Methanobrevibacter gottschalkii DSM 11977 DNA encoding:
- a CDS encoding transcriptional regulator; protein product: MSENESEPNFWSLIGYIKVSPARLNCITCIGTEYKMPKEIVDATGMRITQISNALHDLKEKKIVVCLNEENIKGRLYQNTELGLQLLEELKK